The genomic window GGAGGCAGTATTGTAAATATGGCCTCTTTGGCGTCATCTGTGAAAGGCTTTCCGTTTCGCGCAGCCTATAGCGCGTCAAAAGCTGCTGTCATTGGTCTGACAAAATCCGTTGCTGTGGATTATATGGCAGATGGGATCAGATGCAATGCGATTTGCCCGGGCACAATCGAAACCCCGTCTTTGCATGGCCGTATGGCAGAGATGGCGGAAAAGATGGGGTCGGCAGAGGCTGCCAGAGACTGGTTCACCAGCCGCCAGCCGATGGGCCGCCTTGGTCAGCCAGATGAAATTGCCTCACTTATTTTATATCTGCTTTCTGATGCCGGTGCTTATGCCACCGGTCAGCCCTTCATTGTGGATGGCGGGACCATTGCCTGAGGCAAGTTATTTTGGTGCCTGACACAAGTTAGTCTGGCTGCCGGCCTCAAGAGCATCTTAATCGCGGGTAAACAAAACATCGTGATTATAGGGCTTTTCCACTGACCATGTGACCGAAAATCCATAAGTTTTCATCTGCTCAATAATATCCAGATTTTCATTATCAATCTCAATGAATATCTGTTTCAGTGACGGATTTTCCAGAATTGAGGCTGCGCCTTTCAGCACATCTGTTTCCGCACCATCAACATCAATTTTCATATGTGTCGGATAAAGGGCCTCAGTTTTGGCGAAATCATCAAGCGCAAGCGTCATGACCTCATAACTATAGGGCACATTTTTCTTATGCAGATGCGCAATATGGGTGTCTGAATTGGTTGTTATGGTTGCCCATTCACCGCTGGTCGCGCCTATGGCCGCAAAAACAAAGCGGAACCGGTTTTCATTCAGGGCCTTGTTCAGGCTGCAGAAATGGCTGTGATACAGATTACAGTCAAAGCCAATAACTGTAACGCCTCTGTCCACAAATGAAGAGGCCAGCGCGGCCTCCTGCCCATAGCTGGTGCCCACATCAAACAGCACAGCATGATCATCTAAATTATTCAGCCATTGATAAAGGTCAGGCTCGCGCTTGCCAGTTTCAATGGCGCGCAAATCTTCGGTAATATAATGGCAATTCACAGGCACAAAAAAGCTGGCCTTCATATCCATCATGCGAAGCGATTTGTGCGTGGGAAGAAAACGGGATAACCGCCCCAGAATATGGTTAACAATAAGCTGCATATCGCATCTCTAAGTCTTTTTGCACCTGCAGCAGAGTATAGAGAGGATGTCTAGTTATATCTAATAAAAAGGCGTTTAGCGGGAGATCTCTTTTTGCCTCATCCGGGTGATCTCTTGTGGTGAGATGCCCAGTTTCTTGAGCAGGGAATGGGTTTCATCCACCACTCTCCAGAAGGGAAGAGGGGAGTCATCAATTGTAAACAGGCGCAATACATCCTCAATCGCTATCCGCAGAAATATGCCGGTTGAGACAGGACAG from SAR116 cluster alpha proteobacterium HIMB100 includes these protein-coding regions:
- a CDS encoding putative dehydrogenase (dehydrogenase of unknown specificity, short-chain alcohol dehydrogenase like), whose amino-acid sequence is MTSLTGKRIFVSGAAAGMGYSVARLAAAAGGEVYATDISSDGLQSLRDEGVHADVLDVTEQADVSAYFAAKPDFDGLVNMAGWVHHGSLGQTELTDWRRSFLVNLDSIYFVLHAALPGLVRQGGGSIVNMASLASSVKGFPFRAAYSASKAAVIGLTKSVAVDYMADGIRCNAICPGTIETPSLHGRMAEMAEKMGSAEAARDWFTSRQPMGRLGQPDEIASLILYLLSDAGAYATGQPFIVDGGTIA
- a CDS encoding hypothetical protein (TIGRFAM: methyltransferase, FkbM family), whose translation is MQLIVNHILGRLSRFLPTHKSLRMMDMKASFFVPVNCHYITEDLRAIETGKREPDLYQWLNNLDDHAVLFDVGTSYGQEAALASSFVDRGVTVIGFDCNLYHSHFCSLNKALNENRFRFVFAAIGATSGEWATITTNSDTHIAHLHKKNVPYSYEVMTLALDDFAKTEALYPTHMKIDVDGAETDVLKGAASILENPSLKQIFIEIDNENLDIIEQMKTYGFSVTWSVEKPYNHDVLFTRD